In one Mucilaginibacter sp. PAMB04168 genomic region, the following are encoded:
- a CDS encoding TonB family protein, with amino-acid sequence MKYLLVGFLIMSCMAASAQRQNVYFFKNNGRQVTQRDSADYTRVVREPDSGSVLYKVLEYYLDGRPRRMALSSAIEPIKLEGACIEYYDNGKRKSVLNYSKGALAGEQFHYYRNGNLAETREYAAVDKSKALSEQVYLIMAFNDSLGKALVTNGNGRYKKIEGGTKPKVSEGELKKGLKDGEWKISVNRDSLLLTETYKEGKLVSGMAQLANGQSYTYTKSEALPQFEGGTPAFNKFLSKNLRYPSEAISKRIQGRVNVTFVVETDGTLNDVRAVGGSPNPLLAAEAIRVIKESPKWIPGVQYGRNVRVKYTVPIVFNLP; translated from the coding sequence ATGAAATACTTACTTGTAGGTTTCCTGATAATGAGCTGCATGGCAGCGAGTGCACAGCGCCAAAATGTATATTTCTTTAAGAACAACGGCAGGCAGGTAACACAACGCGATAGCGCCGATTATACCCGCGTAGTACGCGAACCCGACTCTGGCTCCGTGCTGTACAAGGTTTTGGAGTATTACCTTGATGGCAGGCCACGGCGTATGGCCCTTTCTTCGGCTATAGAACCGATAAAACTGGAAGGTGCTTGCATAGAATATTATGATAACGGCAAGCGCAAAAGTGTACTAAATTATAGTAAAGGCGCATTAGCAGGCGAGCAGTTTCACTACTACCGTAACGGCAACCTGGCCGAAACCCGGGAGTATGCCGCTGTTGACAAATCAAAAGCGCTCTCTGAGCAGGTATATCTTATTATGGCCTTTAATGACTCCTTAGGAAAGGCGCTCGTAACCAATGGCAACGGGCGGTATAAAAAAATAGAAGGTGGTACTAAACCCAAGGTAAGCGAGGGAGAACTAAAGAAAGGCCTTAAAGATGGTGAGTGGAAAATTAGTGTTAACCGCGACAGTTTGTTGCTTACCGAAACTTATAAGGAAGGTAAATTGGTAAGCGGGATGGCTCAATTGGCTAACGGCCAAAGCTATACATATACTAAATCAGAAGCGTTACCACAGTTTGAAGGCGGAACGCCGGCGTTTAACAAGTTTCTCAGTAAGAATTTACGTTACCCGAGTGAAGCAATCAGCAAGCGTATACAGGGCCGGGTAAATGTTACCTTTGTGGTTGAAACCGACGGTACGCTGAATGACGTGAGAGCTGTAGGCGGTTCTCCTAATCCTTTATTGGCTGCAGAAGCAATAAGAGTTATTAAAGAAAGTCCAAAATGGATCCCTGGCGTACAGTACGGGCGAAATGTTCGTGTTAAGTACACCGTACCCATTGTATTCAACTTGCCTTAA
- the panD gene encoding aspartate 1-decarboxylase, with protein sequence MIIEVLKSKIHRAKVTQAELNYVGSITIDEDLIEAANIIPNEKVQIVNNNNGARFETYVIKGERGSGTICLNGATARLAAVGDIVIIMSYAYMEMDEARKYEPILVFPDTDNKLIR encoded by the coding sequence ATGATTATTGAGGTGTTAAAATCCAAAATTCATCGTGCTAAGGTAACGCAGGCCGAGCTTAACTATGTAGGCAGCATTACAATTGATGAGGATTTGATAGAGGCGGCAAATATTATCCCGAACGAGAAGGTGCAGATTGTGAACAATAATAACGGTGCACGCTTTGAAACTTATGTAATAAAAGGCGAGCGGGGAAGCGGTACGATATGCTTAAACGGCGCTACAGCACGTTTAGCGGCGGTGGGCGATATTGTGATTATTATGTCATACGCATACATGGAAATGGACGAGGCCCGCAAGTACGAACCAATTTTAGTTTTTCCTGATACAGATAATAAATTAATTCGATAG
- the panC gene encoding pantoate--beta-alanine ligase, which yields MKIFTTKNEVSQYLHQLKSAGKTVGFVPTMGALHQGHLSLLAQAQQQASVVVCSIFVNPTQFNDPKDLDKYPRPIEADIQKLEQAGCDVLFNPAVTEMYADNENWHLDIGELEHLLEGKFRPGHYQGVMQVVHKLFDIVKPDLAFFGQKDYQQVMVISRMISLLGLPVKLVMCPIEREADGLAMSSRNIHLTADDRLHSLVLSKALIQAKTGFDGGEALTNIQQQAADLISHEPGTQLEYFEIADGETLREANSSSNSIVALVAARVGNTRLIDNVIIR from the coding sequence TTGAAAATTTTTACCACCAAAAACGAGGTTAGCCAATACCTGCATCAGCTGAAAAGTGCTGGTAAAACTGTTGGTTTTGTGCCCACTATGGGTGCTTTGCACCAGGGGCACCTCTCCTTACTGGCGCAGGCGCAGCAGCAGGCCAGCGTAGTTGTTTGCAGCATCTTTGTGAACCCCACGCAGTTTAACGACCCTAAAGACCTCGACAAATATCCGCGCCCTATTGAAGCCGATATTCAAAAATTAGAGCAGGCCGGTTGCGATGTTCTGTTTAATCCGGCTGTTACAGAAATGTATGCCGACAATGAAAACTGGCATTTGGATATAGGCGAACTGGAGCATCTGCTGGAAGGCAAGTTTAGGCCAGGGCATTACCAAGGTGTAATGCAGGTTGTGCATAAACTGTTCGATATTGTAAAGCCCGACCTTGCCTTTTTCGGTCAGAAAGACTACCAGCAGGTTATGGTAATAAGCCGTATGATTAGCCTACTTGGGCTGCCGGTTAAACTGGTAATGTGCCCTATTGAGCGTGAGGCCGATGGTTTGGCCATGAGTTCACGCAATATCCACTTAACGGCCGATGACCGGTTGCATTCACTCGTTCTATCCAAAGCGTTAATACAGGCAAAGACAGGTTTTGACGGTGGCGAGGCTTTAACAAATATCCAGCAGCAAGCCGCCGATCTGATTAGCCATGAACCTGGTACACAATTGGAATATTTTGAGATAGCTGATGGTGAAACATTGCGTGAAGCTAACAGCAGTAGCAACAGCATAGTGGCGTTGGTTGCCGCCAGGGTAGGCAATACCCGGCTCATTGATAATGTGATAATACGGTGA
- a CDS encoding glycogen/starch synthase: protein MGKSKLLFITHEMSPFLELTKISEITRQLPQAMQDKGFEIRILMPRFGNINERRNRLHEVIRLSGMNIIINDNDNPLIIKVASIPAARMQVYFLDNEEYFQRKHVFGDKDGKFYADNDERMIFFCKGALETVKKLGWSPDVVHCHGWMSALVPAYLKTTYKDDPTFKHSKVVYSIYENAFTDVLNAEFAQKAVMSDMTEQNTELFKPGTNNALHQGAVQYSDAVVLASETIDTEVLNYVKNSQKPVLEFNSTADFENYYNFYDEITNDELVNVA from the coding sequence ATGGGTAAATCTAAGCTTTTGTTCATAACTCATGAAATGTCTCCCTTCCTTGAACTCACCAAAATTTCTGAAATAACCCGCCAGCTGCCCCAGGCTATGCAGGATAAGGGTTTTGAAATTCGCATCCTGATGCCGCGTTTCGGGAACATTAATGAGCGCCGGAACAGGCTGCATGAAGTGATACGTTTGTCGGGAATGAATATCATTATTAATGACAATGACAATCCTTTAATTATTAAAGTAGCATCAATACCTGCGGCCCGTATGCAGGTGTATTTTCTGGATAACGAGGAGTACTTTCAACGCAAGCATGTGTTTGGCGACAAAGACGGTAAATTTTACGCCGATAACGATGAGCGCATGATTTTCTTTTGCAAAGGCGCACTGGAAACGGTTAAAAAGTTAGGCTGGTCGCCAGATGTGGTACATTGCCACGGTTGGATGAGTGCCCTTGTGCCGGCTTACCTGAAAACCACTTATAAGGATGATCCTACTTTTAAACACTCAAAGGTAGTTTATTCTATATATGAAAACGCCTTTACAGACGTTTTAAATGCTGAATTTGCCCAAAAAGCAGTAATGAGCGACATGACCGAGCAAAACACTGAGTTATTTAAACCAGGCACTAACAATGCCCTTCACCAAGGTGCTGTACAGTACAGTGATGCGGTAGTGTTGGCAAGCGAAACTATTGACACTGAAGTGTTAAATTATGTTAAAAACAGCCAAAAACCGGTTTTAGAATTTAATTCGACTGCTGATTTCGAAAATTATTACAATTTTTACGACGAAATTACCAACGACGAATTGGTGAACGTTGCATAA
- the glmS gene encoding glutamine--fructose-6-phosphate transaminase (isomerizing) — protein sequence MCGIVGYVGYRDAYPIIIKGLHRLEYRGYDSAGVALLDKDLKVYKKTGKVSDLEDFVKGIEMKGSLGMGHTRWATHGAPSDRNSHPHSSGNRKLSIIHNGIIENYAVIKETLLAKGHIFKSDTDTEVLIHFIEDIQQETGLELREAVRIALNKVVGAYAIVIMSADEPDQLIAARKGSPMVIGVGEGEYFIASDATPIVEYTKNVIYLNDNEIAYIRRNDLLIKNIDNTVQTPYIQHLELQLEMLEKGGYEHFMLKEIYEQPRSIRDCMRGRIYPTQGKVQLGGIKEYTDKLKNVDRIIIVACGTSWHAGLVGEYLIEEYARVPVEVEYASEFRYRNPIISEKDLVIAISQSGETADTMAAIELAKEKGATIFGICNVVGASIPRITHAGVYTHAGPEIGVASTKAFTAQVSVLTLIAFYIAQQRGAITRNKLVELLTELDEIPELVERALKANEHIEKIAEKFKNSNNCLFLGRGSSFPVALEGALKLKEISYIHAEGYPAAEMKHGPIALIDEDMPVVVIATKHSSYEKVISNIQEVKARGGHIIAIVTEGDTEVKSMADYVIEIPPTAEPFVPLLATIPLQLLAYHIAVMRGCNVDQPRNLAKSVTVE from the coding sequence ATGTGCGGAATTGTAGGTTACGTAGGCTATAGAGACGCCTACCCTATTATAATCAAAGGCCTGCACCGGTTGGAGTACCGGGGATATGACAGCGCCGGTGTAGCGTTGCTGGATAAAGACTTAAAGGTTTATAAAAAGACCGGTAAGGTTAGCGACCTCGAAGACTTCGTTAAAGGTATTGAAATGAAGGGCTCATTGGGCATGGGCCATACACGCTGGGCCACACACGGTGCGCCAAGTGACCGTAACTCACACCCTCACTCATCGGGCAACCGTAAGCTTTCTATCATACACAACGGTATTATTGAAAACTATGCGGTAATTAAAGAGACCCTGCTAGCCAAAGGCCACATTTTTAAAAGCGATACCGATACTGAAGTACTGATTCATTTTATTGAAGACATACAGCAGGAAACCGGCCTTGAACTGCGCGAAGCTGTGCGTATTGCGCTTAACAAGGTGGTAGGTGCTTATGCTATTGTAATTATGAGTGCCGATGAGCCCGATCAGCTTATTGCAGCACGCAAAGGCAGCCCCATGGTAATTGGTGTTGGCGAAGGGGAGTACTTTATAGCCTCAGATGCTACGCCTATTGTAGAGTACACTAAAAATGTAATCTACTTAAATGATAATGAGATTGCTTACATACGCCGCAATGATCTGCTGATTAAGAACATTGACAACACCGTTCAAACGCCATATATACAACACCTCGAGCTACAGCTCGAAATGCTGGAAAAAGGCGGTTATGAACACTTTATGCTCAAAGAAATTTACGAGCAACCCCGTTCTATACGCGATTGTATGCGCGGCCGCATCTATCCAACCCAAGGCAAAGTACAACTGGGCGGTATAAAGGAATACACAGATAAGCTGAAAAACGTAGATCGCATCATCATTGTTGCCTGTGGTACCTCATGGCATGCGGGCTTGGTGGGCGAATATTTAATTGAGGAGTATGCACGTGTACCTGTTGAGGTAGAGTATGCTTCTGAATTCAGATATCGGAACCCCATTATCAGCGAGAAGGACTTGGTGATTGCTATCTCGCAGTCGGGTGAAACAGCCGATACCATGGCCGCAATTGAGCTAGCAAAGGAGAAAGGCGCTACTATATTCGGAATTTGCAACGTGGTGGGTGCTTCTATTCCACGTATTACACACGCGGGTGTATACACGCACGCTGGTCCTGAGATTGGCGTAGCGTCAACCAAGGCATTTACGGCACAGGTAAGTGTTTTAACGCTCATAGCGTTTTACATTGCACAGCAACGTGGCGCTATAACCCGCAACAAACTGGTCGAACTGTTAACAGAGCTTGATGAGATACCTGAACTGGTTGAACGTGCACTTAAAGCTAATGAGCATATTGAGAAAATAGCCGAAAAGTTTAAGAACAGCAACAACTGCTTGTTCCTGGGCAGAGGCAGTTCGTTCCCGGTGGCCCTGGAGGGCGCTTTAAAGCTTAAGGAGATCTCTTACATACATGCCGAGGGTTATCCTGCTGCTGAAATGAAACACGGCCCTATCGCCTTAATTGACGAAGACATGCCGGTTGTGGTAATTGCAACCAAGCATTCATCTTATGAGAAGGTGATTAGCAACATACAGGAGGTAAAAGCGCGTGGCGGCCATATTATAGCTATCGTAACCGAAGGAGATACCGAGGTAAAAAGCATGGCCGACTATGTAATTGAAATACCACCAACCGCCGAGCCTTTTGTGCCTTTACTGGCCACTATACCGCTGCAATTACTGGCTTACCATATTGCCGTAATGCGTGGCTGTAACGTTGACCAGCCACGTAACCTGGCCAAATCGGTTACGGTAGAATAA
- a CDS encoding LysR substrate-binding domain-containing protein, with amino-acid sequence MTITQLEYIVAVDTYKSFILAAEKCFVTQPTLSMQVQKLEDMLGVKIFDRARQPISATEVGAEIIAQARVMLAESYKIKEIVTDRQKELSGDLKIGIIPTIAPYLLPRIITRFIEKYPQVKLVVWEQNTEQIIQQLKMGVIDCGILSTPLHENALTEIPVFYENFVAYTSKASKLYKKKNISPEDIDVEELWVLDEGHCMREQVLNICQRRKSTKGFQHFEYNTGSVDTLKRMVDQNNGATILPELALDDLNEKQMDRIRYFKAPEPAREVSIVIQRNFLKRRIIEALKNEILHFIPKKLRTKKKKDVIDI; translated from the coding sequence ATGACCATTACTCAGCTTGAATACATAGTAGCCGTAGATACTTATAAGAGTTTTATACTAGCTGCCGAAAAGTGCTTTGTTACACAGCCTACCCTAAGTATGCAGGTGCAGAAGCTGGAAGACATGCTGGGAGTAAAAATATTTGATCGCGCGCGTCAGCCCATTTCGGCTACCGAGGTTGGAGCCGAAATTATAGCTCAGGCCCGCGTAATGCTGGCCGAGAGCTATAAGATTAAAGAAATTGTCACCGACCGGCAAAAGGAGCTGTCGGGCGATCTGAAGATTGGCATTATCCCAACCATTGCCCCTTACCTGTTACCCCGAATTATTACCCGTTTTATTGAAAAGTACCCGCAGGTTAAGTTGGTTGTTTGGGAACAAAATACCGAGCAGATTATCCAGCAATTAAAAATGGGCGTAATTGATTGCGGTATTCTTTCTACCCCGCTACATGAAAACGCGCTGACTGAAATACCGGTATTTTACGAGAATTTTGTAGCCTATACTTCCAAAGCCAGTAAGCTTTACAAAAAGAAAAACATTAGTCCGGAGGATATTGACGTAGAAGAGTTGTGGGTATTGGATGAGGGCCATTGCATGCGCGAACAGGTATTAAATATTTGCCAGCGGCGCAAATCAACCAAAGGCTTTCAGCACTTTGAATATAATACCGGGAGCGTAGATACATTGAAACGGATGGTAGATCAGAATAACGGCGCCACCATTTTACCCGAATTGGCTTTAGACGATCTGAATGAAAAGCAGATGGACCGGATACGCTATTTTAAAGCGCCTGAACCGGCCCGTGAAGTTAGTATTGTGATACAACGCAACTTTCTAAAACGCCGTATTATTGAAGCCTTAAAGAATGAGATACTACACTTTATACCTAAAAAGCTTCGCACTAAAAAGAAAAAGGACGTAATAGATATATAA
- a CDS encoding M20/M25/M40 family metallo-hydrolase yields the protein MRKLLFKTSLTVAAAVATTLVFGQEEAPGFNKTTVAGKVYIQQINTIANKAAIKKAFQTIVDMQPQTLQDHMLLTEIPAPPYKEMQRAKKYAEMLKAAGADSVWIDNVGNVIARRKGKGGGKKVVVLEGHLDTVFPEGTDVKIKHKGDTLYAPGIADDTRALAVVLTVLKTVEKENIETDADVLFIGAVGEEGPGDLRGVKNLFSNKGPGKIDAYIAVDGTGMDRIVHRGLGSHRYRITFKGPGGHSSGAFGLVNPHNALGRAIHYWALDADKLSRQPGERVTYNVGVIGGGTSVNSIPFESWMEVDMRSESPERVAGIDKLLQDAVQRALKEENQMKRMGPDLTVDVKMVGDRPSGVEDPATPFVQRAIAATSYFNTGAILGVGSTNANIPIAKGVPAVTIGSGGKSGGAHALNEWFLDDKGYQATQRALLLLVAEAGIAAK from the coding sequence ATGAGAAAGCTTTTATTTAAAACATCACTAACTGTTGCGGCGGCAGTAGCCACAACTTTGGTTTTTGGCCAGGAGGAAGCTCCTGGCTTCAATAAAACAACCGTAGCCGGCAAAGTATATATCCAACAAATCAACACTATTGCCAACAAGGCTGCAATTAAGAAGGCCTTTCAAACCATTGTAGATATGCAGCCGCAAACCTTGCAGGATCACATGCTGCTTACTGAGATACCTGCGCCTCCTTACAAAGAAATGCAGCGGGCTAAAAAGTACGCGGAGATGCTAAAAGCAGCCGGTGCCGATTCGGTTTGGATTGATAACGTAGGCAATGTAATTGCACGGCGTAAAGGCAAAGGCGGCGGCAAAAAGGTTGTAGTGTTGGAAGGGCACCTGGATACGGTGTTCCCCGAAGGCACAGATGTGAAAATTAAGCATAAAGGCGACACACTGTATGCGCCCGGTATTGCTGATGATACCCGCGCCCTGGCCGTAGTATTAACCGTGCTGAAAACGGTAGAAAAGGAAAATATCGAAACCGATGCTGATGTGCTGTTTATTGGCGCCGTAGGCGAGGAGGGCCCTGGCGACTTGCGTGGCGTGAAGAACCTGTTTAGTAATAAAGGCCCCGGTAAGATTGATGCCTACATTGCCGTTGATGGAACCGGTATGGACCGTATTGTACACCGTGGTTTGGGCTCACATCGTTACCGTATCACCTTTAAAGGGCCTGGCGGGCATTCATCAGGTGCCTTTGGGCTGGTTAACCCGCATAATGCTTTGGGCCGTGCTATACACTACTGGGCTTTAGATGCCGATAAACTTTCGCGCCAACCCGGTGAGCGCGTAACCTACAATGTGGGTGTTATAGGCGGCGGTACTTCTGTAAATTCAATTCCGTTTGAATCTTGGATGGAAGTAGACATGCGTTCGGAAAGTCCCGAGCGTGTAGCCGGTATTGATAAGCTGTTGCAGGATGCCGTGCAACGCGCCCTGAAAGAAGAAAACCAGATGAAACGTATGGGGCCAGATTTAACTGTTGACGTAAAAATGGTAGGTGACCGCCCATCGGGTGTTGAGGACCCGGCTACTCCTTTTGTGCAGCGTGCTATTGCCGCTACCAGTTATTTTAATACCGGTGCTATACTGGGCGTTGGCTCAACCAATGCTAACATTCCTATTGCCAAGGGCGTTCCGGCCGTTACTATTGGCAGTGGAGGTAAATCGGGCGGTGCACACGCACTGAACGAATGGTTTTTGGACGATAAAGGATACCAGGCAACGCAAAGAGCATTGTTATTGTTAGTGGCCGAGGCCGGCATAGCAGCCAAATAA
- a CDS encoding amidohydrolase, translating to MKKIYFLAFLLSASSAFAQTDALKTAAAKRADAMQPKLVAWRRDFHQNPELGNHETRTAGIIAAHLKSLGIDVQTGVAKTGVVGILKGGKPGHVVALRADMDGLPVTERTPVPFASKVKATYNNAEVGVMHACGHDTHVAILMGVAEVLASMKNDLRGTVKFIFQPAEEGPPFGEEGGAELMVKQGVLQNPKVDAIFGLHINAQTEVGKITYRPGGTMAAVNDMQIIVKGKQAHGAYPWSSVDPIVVSAQIINALQTIVSRNLNVTENAGVVTIGAINGGNRSNIIPEQVTMMGTLRALSADDEKMLIERVKTIATKTAEAAGATAEVKIPLSTRYPVTYNDPKLTEKMLPTLQATAGAANVLLRPAVTGAEDFSFFQEKVPGLFIFLGGMPKGQDPLKTAAHHTPDFFIDESGFGLGVKALCNLTLDYMAGKGK from the coding sequence ATGAAAAAAATTTATTTCCTGGCCTTTTTACTAAGTGCCAGTTCCGCCTTTGCACAAACAGATGCGCTCAAAACTGCAGCCGCAAAAAGAGCCGATGCAATGCAACCTAAATTGGTAGCCTGGCGGCGTGATTTTCATCAAAATCCCGAGTTAGGTAATCATGAAACACGTACGGCGGGTATTATTGCGGCGCATCTAAAATCTTTAGGGATAGATGTGCAAACTGGGGTAGCCAAAACAGGTGTGGTGGGTATTTTGAAAGGCGGTAAGCCCGGCCACGTAGTAGCCCTGCGGGCCGATATGGATGGCTTGCCTGTTACTGAGCGTACACCGGTGCCCTTTGCATCCAAAGTTAAAGCAACTTACAATAATGCAGAGGTAGGCGTAATGCACGCCTGCGGGCACGATACGCATGTGGCTATCCTGATGGGGGTAGCTGAGGTGCTTGCATCCATGAAGAATGATTTACGTGGTACTGTAAAATTCATCTTTCAGCCGGCCGAGGAGGGTCCGCCGTTTGGCGAGGAAGGCGGGGCAGAATTGATGGTAAAGCAAGGCGTATTGCAAAACCCCAAGGTGGATGCCATATTTGGTCTGCATATTAATGCTCAAACCGAGGTTGGTAAGATCACCTATCGCCCTGGTGGTACTATGGCCGCAGTGAATGATATGCAAATCATCGTGAAAGGTAAACAGGCGCACGGCGCTTACCCATGGAGCAGTGTAGACCCGATAGTGGTTTCGGCGCAGATTATTAACGCCTTGCAAACCATTGTAAGCCGTAATTTAAACGTTACCGAAAATGCAGGCGTGGTAACCATAGGTGCTATCAATGGCGGTAACCGTTCAAACATTATACCCGAACAGGTAACTATGATGGGTACCTTACGTGCTTTGAGTGCTGACGATGAAAAGATGCTAATAGAGCGGGTTAAAACCATAGCCACCAAAACTGCCGAAGCAGCCGGAGCTACAGCTGAGGTAAAGATTCCGCTGAGTACCCGTTACCCGGTGACTTATAATGACCCTAAGCTAACCGAAAAAATGCTGCCTACCTTACAGGCAACTGCCGGTGCCGCTAATGTACTGTTACGCCCTGCAGTAACCGGTGCCGAAGATTTTAGCTTTTTTCAGGAAAAGGTACCTGGCTTGTTTATCTTTTTAGGTGGTATGCCCAAAGGGCAGGATCCGCTCAAAACCGCCGCCCACCACACGCCCGACTTCTTTATAGATGAAAGCGGCTTTGGCCTGGGTGTAAAAGCCCTATGTAATTTAACACTGGATTATATGGCGGGTAAAGGGAAATAA
- a CDS encoding FKBP-type peptidyl-prolyl cis-trans isomerase translates to MLVFVLASCSKKEDVNYAEQQAAFDEAQIKSYINDNKIVATRDPSGVYYSVLTPGTGAYPTATSTVNVNYTGKFTDGTTFDSGNYTTVVNGNVIEGWKIGLQKINTNGRLLLMVPSALAYGPQGRGTIPANKVLVFTIDMLSIK, encoded by the coding sequence ATGCTCGTTTTTGTGCTGGCGTCATGCAGTAAGAAAGAAGATGTTAATTACGCTGAACAACAAGCTGCGTTTGACGAGGCACAGATAAAGTCATATATTAATGATAATAAAATTGTTGCAACAAGAGATCCTTCTGGTGTTTACTATTCCGTTTTAACGCCTGGTACAGGTGCTTATCCTACCGCAACTTCAACCGTAAATGTAAACTATACCGGCAAGTTTACCGATGGTACCACTTTTGATAGCGGCAACTACACCACCGTAGTAAACGGAAACGTTATTGAAGGGTGGAAAATAGGTTTGCAAAAAATTAATACCAATGGGCGGCTTTTACTTATGGTGCCATCTGCATTGGCTTACGGTCCGCAGGGCAGGGGTACTATACCAGCAAACAAAGTGCTGGTGTTTACTATTGATATGCTAAGTATTAAGTAA
- the aspS gene encoding aspartate--tRNA ligase, with product MLRTHTCGELNLSNLGETVTLCGWVQKSRDLGGTTFIDVRDRYGLTQLVLNNDSDIALRDAGRSLGREFVIKVTGKVLERTNKNTKIPTGDIEITVEALDILNQAKIPPFLIEDETDGGEELRAKYRYLDLRRNPIRNNLIMRSKIAQEIRRYLDAKDFIEVETPVLIKSTPEGARDFVVPSRMNPGEFYALPQSPQTFKQLLMVSGFDRYFQIVKCFRDEDLRADRQPEFTQIDCEMSFIEQEDILNIFEGMARHLFKTIKGIELGDFPRMQYADAMRLYGSDKPDVRFGMQFVELNDLVKNKGFSVFDNAELVIGINAKGAAGYTRKQIDELTEWLKRPQIGATGLIYMRHNDDGTLKSSVDKFYNEQELKGWSAAFDTQPGDLVLILAGQTDKVRKQMNELRLEMGTRLGLRSKEVFAPLWVLDFPLLEFDEESGRWHAMHHPFTSPKPEDIARLDTEPGSVRANAYDMVINGIEVGGGSIRIYDRDLQALMFKHLGFSAEEAQKQFGFLMDAFEFGAPPHGGIALGFDRLCSIFAGLDSIRDVIAFPKNNSGRDVMIDSPSVIAEAQMKELSIKTTV from the coding sequence ATGCTTAGAACTCATACTTGTGGCGAATTAAACCTCAGTAATTTAGGTGAAACAGTAACCCTATGCGGATGGGTGCAAAAATCGCGCGATTTGGGCGGAACTACTTTTATTGACGTACGCGACCGCTATGGTTTAACCCAGTTAGTTTTAAACAACGATAGTGATATTGCTCTGCGCGATGCCGGCCGCAGCCTTGGCCGCGAATTTGTAATTAAAGTTACGGGCAAAGTGCTGGAACGCACCAACAAAAATACTAAAATACCAACCGGTGATATTGAAATTACCGTTGAAGCTTTAGATATACTTAACCAGGCCAAAATACCTCCGTTTTTAATTGAGGACGAAACCGATGGTGGTGAGGAATTGCGCGCCAAATACCGTTACCTGGATTTACGCCGTAACCCTATACGCAACAATCTGATTATGCGCTCCAAAATAGCGCAGGAGATTCGTAGATATTTAGATGCTAAAGATTTTATTGAAGTAGAAACCCCGGTATTGATCAAATCTACACCCGAGGGGGCTCGTGACTTTGTGGTGCCAAGCCGCATGAATCCGGGCGAGTTTTACGCTCTACCACAATCACCGCAAACATTTAAGCAATTGCTGATGGTAAGTGGTTTTGACCGTTATTTTCAGATTGTAAAGTGTTTCCGCGATGAGGATTTACGTGCCGACCGCCAGCCCGAGTTTACACAGATTGACTGTGAAATGTCGTTTATTGAACAGGAAGACATCCTGAACATATTTGAAGGCATGGCCCGCCACTTGTTCAAAACCATAAAAGGTATTGAGCTGGGCGATTTTCCGCGTATGCAATATGCCGATGCCATGCGTTTGTATGGTTCTGATAAGCCAGATGTACGTTTCGGGATGCAGTTTGTGGAGCTGAATGATCTGGTAAAAAACAAAGGTTTTAGCGTGTTTGATAATGCCGAACTGGTAATAGGTATTAACGCCAAAGGTGCGGCCGGCTATACCCGCAAACAGATTGACGAGCTGACCGAGTGGTTAAAACGCCCGCAAATTGGCGCCACCGGATTAATTTATATGCGCCACAATGATGATGGTACGTTAAAATCATCAGTTGATAAATTTTACAACGAGCAAGAGCTTAAAGGCTGGTCGGCCGCGTTTGATACCCAACCGGGCGACCTGGTGTTGATACTGGCCGGGCAAACCGACAAGGTACGCAAACAAATGAACGAGCTGCGCCTGGAAATGGGTACCCGTTTAGGCCTGCGCAGCAAAGAAGTATTTGCACCGCTTTGGGTGCTTGATTTTCCGCTGCTGGAATTTGATGAAGAAAGCGGCCGCTGGCATGCCATGCACCACCCGTTCACTTCGCCAAAGCCTGAGGATATTGCCAGGCTGGATACAGAGCCGGGTTCGGTACGTGCTAACGCTTACGATATGGTGATTAACGGCATCGAAGTAGGTGGTGGCTCTATACGTATTTACGACCGCGATTTGCAAGCCTTAATGTTTAAGCATTTAGGCTTTAGCGCTGAGGAAGCACAAAAGCAGTTCGGGTTCCTGATGGATGCCTTTGAGTTTGGTGCGCCGCCACATGGTGGTATTGCCTTGGGTTTCGACAGGCTGTGCTCCATTTTTGCCGGATTGGATTCTATACGCGATGTGATCGCCTTCCCTAAAAACAACTCAGGCCGCGATGTGATGATCGACTCGCCATCGGTAATTGCAGAGGCACAAATGAAAGAATTGAGCATTAAAACAACTGTTTAG